Genomic window (Rhododendron vialii isolate Sample 1 chromosome 4a, ASM3025357v1):
aaaatccgatcccaaatcaagtccaaattgacaaatccaaaacgCTTTTTAAAGCCACATGCGATCAAATGaaccgaaagggggaaacccttaatcagtcgattttattcagattacttctttattacaaactgagcatgaaaatgaaaaagcacaaaatcaaagcacactttttatttcaaagtctggcaaagtaagcagtcaacccatccttgctttcacatccCTCCTTAGCCATTTGCGGTACCTTCCGGTCGAAGCAATGGAAAACAGTGGGTCACTTGGCTTGGTCCTACGAGTCCCCCACGACCGAGTGTAGCTCCGAAGGCCCAGAATGTTGAagggagggagacgaagcaTTTCAGAACCCGGCTGCGGCACCTCCTGGCTAAGTCCAAGCTGACGGAGAACACGGAAGGGTGAGTAGAAGGAGAAGCCTGTCAAGCCAGCCACAAACACAAGTGTCGAGCCCATGTTGCCAATAGTCATAATaggaagcctcagccaatggcaccgccaagcaatgtcatcttcctctgcagaagcaaggaaatcagcccaatcatcttcgctcccatacatcacttgaaagggacGGTTCCACCCACTTGCGCGATACCACCAATCATTGATAGGGGAtgtcaacagacttaatttgtcgcaaagccacatctgtcaaaaagagagaaaacaagtaaggagccagataaagcctgaaccgagtgtcgaggtaaaatgaataagggaaatagaaaaaggagagctgagtgaggtccctCGCCTGCAACAACAGCGGgctaccaccaaaaacccttgtgcaACCAGCATGGACagcatctaaccccatcaagatttcagcaagaaccaatggcgcaACATCCTTACGAGCCTCAATCTAAGCAGCAACCCCCACCAGTAAGGAATTGGGCTGACCAACGGACGGAGCCGACAAGAAGGCCGCCaggaggcaaatgcaacaagccGTCATCCTGCGACCTTGGTGCTCGAAATCTGTCAAGTCCCCAGGTGGGCTGAACCTCTCGTACAACTGCACGATGTTAATGGCATTACCCCGAGTAAGAAACTCGGCGGCATTACCACTAACACCCAGCTTTGCCTTCAGAATATTAttcatgctctccctgatcataggaacaaccggctcagcagagtcatggcttccgagataagcatgaaactcctcgacggtgGGGCATAGTTCTTGAGAACCGAAGCGAAAGACATGCACCTCCGGATCCCAAAAGCGTGCCGCCGCGTGCAGCAAGACGGGATGAATTACAACCTCTCGAAGATATCTTAGGGCGTGGAGCCGATGCCCTCGGAAGTTCAGCCAGTCGATGCCTTCAAGACTAtccaaccaagggcgaagtaaggcttggtttagcatggtgatggaaagaatggatttttgaagggaaatgatgaaatgaagtgtgaatggcttaccaaagGAGAGCCTGGGATATATAGCAGCTTAAAGTGGGCAGCACCTCTTCCCCACCagccttgaaactcatcaagtttatcattttcaaaatcttttcaaaattcaaacttggaaaatattggaaaaaccacaagtcaaGCTTTGGGAAGCCATTCTGTTCTGGGGAAGCTGCTAATACGAAGCCATTCAAGTACATTGAAAATGTGCAAGCAGATGAAAACAACAAAGGACagccaacaagtggcattgggAAACAGCAAGGGGTAGCCCATGACAgaagtcccgagcgctcgggagtggggtcccaagcgctcgagactaCTCTCGAGCGCTCCAGAGTTCTGCTGTTTTTCAGCAGATTCTAATTCCTCCATTTTGGCTTCCATACAACATTGAAAGTTTGACGATTCCTAGCAGTTGTCTAAGGGGTACAGCAGTTCTGTCCATATGTTTTGTCGAGTATTCAAGTGTGTTACGTGAAAAATCATAAGTTTTCTAAAGTTTTCACTCCTTGAGCATGTCGGGGTCCGCATTTAGGGCATTTGGTCGAATCAAGCGTCGCGCTCGAGCCGTGACGGGTCTCGATGATGTTTGACGCGCCCCCAAAGGCGTGTCAGCACCCTAAGTGCAAGCTTTCATCATTCGGTcttaccaaaatcatcatttttgCAAGCGTCGAATGTCAAAAACGCTTTGGGTGATTCTCCCAGTCCCCTCGAGTCACAACACTCATTGTCAACTGCGCAGCGCACTCGGTTACGATCAAAAGCCCTTAAATCTAAATTTCATGGTCGATCGCTCGGAAGTTTGTCGTTTGGTGTCGATGTCGAGTTTTGTTTCTCACTTTGAGAGTATCGGTCGAAATTCGCGTACTCTTTAcattctttcaaagctagacgaacatatttcataaaatacaattctgtaGCAGCAGTGCGAgcgaataaaagaataaagcgcgaattctaaaaaatgaacatgATGCTTACAATGAGCGAAGAAGGAGGTACAAAAACTGGGGCAAACACGCGCCCAAATCCTGACTAccggggcacgcaggcccgaacaaaactgaggcacgcaggcccgaaatcTGCTACTCGATGGCACGCAGGCCTATGTGCAAGGTAAAACTAGCAAAGCAAAACCCGAGGCTCAGACCTGTCGACTCCTCTTCTGTCGTGGTCCCTCAGACTCAGAACTCTCGGGCTCGTCATCACCGTCGTCGTCAGGAGAACCAGAAGCAGTGCTAGAATCCAATGTCCCCAGGACACGTGACTCGGAGGACTCCTCTGTCTCCTCCTCTGACTCCTCCGGCTCCACGCGAGCTGGTCTCCGCTAAGACGCTCCCCGGGGCAAAACCTCGAACCGTCCCGCACCCGCAGCAGGCCGTGGCGCACGTCCTGCACCCCGACCTCGCGTGCCGGCAGGAACGGGAGGGCTCGTGGTACCTCGCGGACGCGTCCTAGCTGAACGTCATGGCTGCACCTGCATATCacaaatattttctcatttcATGCATATTCGAACATAATTTTGCTCAAACCGAAATATAGAATATGTGTGCATGTCATACCTGAGCGGCAGCAGCAGAAGCGGTCACAGGGGCAGGTCTCGTCTGAAGGACCCTCCCCTTGGCGCAGTCCTTCAATAGGTGGCAcatccccaccatcagcatcacggcCTGCTCAGCCCACTCTCGCGGCACCTGCAGAATGATCCAAGATTCAGAATATACAAGCAGGGAATGGTGAATATACAAAGCAAACGGAAATATCGTTTATACCTGAGCAGGAAACCGCATCGGCGGCTGTGGGAGACGTGGCACGTCAATCACCTCCTGTGCGCCCGACGAACTCGTCACGCCTATAGTCCACTTCAGCGTCGGCAACTCCGGCGGTGCTGAAGTCTCACCGGTCTCTGGGACCCTCGTactcccctctcccctacctcCAACACCTGCACCTCGCCCACCAGCGGAGACTCTAGCACCTCGTCCTCGACCCCGTGTAGAGCGACCACCACGGCTTGGCGCTCCGCCCTCGTCCCTCCAAGCCCTCACTCCAGCTACCCGTCTCTCGAACTCCTCCTCCACTCCcaggctcctcgccaagtaccgaTCCGTATAAGCAGCATAGTCCAAGGAGCGTCGCAAGTGCCTCTCCAGATCCGTGTCCGGCACGGTGAACAGCTCAAGCTTAGCACGAGTGTAGAACTCAGTCCTCTGCACGCGCGGAGGAAGCAACCCAGGAACCACGAACGCTGGAAGACCAAGTGACTGTTGAGTCACTCAatcccccaggtaccactgccaacccAGAGGGCACTCCAGCAGGACCCTGTTCTGCGTCACCTCCCGACTCCTCGGAAGGAAGCCAGCCTCCATCCTTGCCCACCGGTCCCAGtgaacctgcaattcaaatGTTGGGATCCATTCATAAGTCTACTCTATGAAAAGTTTGATGGAAGAAAAGCAAAGAGATGTCGATCGTACCACAACCCCTGTCAGGTTATCCAGCCAGCGCCGAAAAGTCATCACCTCCCCTCGTCGCTCCTTCGCCCTCCGATACGCCTTACCCCAGGCTAAGCTGCGTGGAAGAAGGTTCGGGTCTGTACAAGTATTCTCGGGCGGGAACATCCCaagaacctcgtaagcccaaagctgcaaatttcataatttaggtcgaatcaatctcaaatgcataattcaagtcaaaaagcagtcgaaagcaattcaaaagtaacaattCAAAATCATACCTCAAACACTCGCCAATACCCTCCAACTGTGTCTCCGACCCCGCGAGAAGCAGCTCCAAGGAGACAGTAGAGTGTGCACATagcagcacctccccagtcgaagcgcCTCGCCTGTCCCAGGTCCACCAAACCCGCTAGGTAGCACAGGTGCACCCGACTACGCCTGTTCGGGAACAGAGAAGCCCCAAACAAGTATAgcaggtacgcccgggccatctgggcCGCCTCCTCGTCAGTCGCGGGCtcgtggtcccagtactccacgAACTGCCCGTAAGCTGCCATCCCTCCGCTGTGGCGTGGCACGCGCCCAAGGAACCACCTTAGAGCCGCATCGTCCAGCACCAGGCTCGAGTCGTAAGGGATCGGGTCTCCGCCAACCCTGAGCCCTGTGATCGCAGCGAAGTCGaggggcgtcaccgtcatctccccgaactggaagtggaaggtgttggtggtgtcccaccacctctccgccaGCGCTGTAAGCACAGCCCGGTCCACCCTCACCACCGTCAGCAGCTGTACGAAGGGTCCGAACCTTGCTGCCTCCACCAATGctcgcaccctctcaggcaaggccCCGAAGTGCGCCAGTGAGCTGGCTGAGCCCTCGTGGCCGTACATGTCCGTCGTGCgctgtttcaacaaagcaagaaatagcATTAGATCTCAAAGCAGGAAATGAAAGTTGAAGTAAATTGCGAAATTCGAGAAAAGATAGTGATCAGAAGCTCATCGTAGTCCACCCAGAGGAGATGTGTGAAGCTCGATCCCGGAGGAGCATCTCCTCAGGATAGTCGGCGCGGCCGGGGACGTAAGCCGTCATCCCCACAGCCTTAAAGAAGTGTAGTCGAAGAGCATAAGTAGCCGAAGTGAACTCGGGCTGCTCCCTCGCCAGGTAGACTCGCCGCCCCTCAAGGTAGGCTTTCGCCTCGTCTACCGCGGTAACCCGCACCTCAGCAGCCGCTTCGGCATCCGCCCTATCCCCTCCCAATTCCTCCGCCTCCGGTACAACCGCCTCCTTGGCATCCGAGCCCGCTCCGCTCAGCAGAGCCCCCAAAAGCGACGCCGAAGCCCGGTCCTCAGGTGTGCTAGCATCCTTCAGCACCGCGGCAACCACGGAGTCGAGACCGAGCGCGTCCAAGACATCCCGGGGCTCCGTGTCCTCTAGGAAGTCCCCGTCCGCGAAGGGAACAGGGCGTGAAGACCCGATCCCGCTATCCCCACTCCTCGGCTCCAGCACCGTCGCCGTCCTCAGCACCGGCGTCTCGCTGAACTGTCCGACGACTACCTCCTCACCACCGAAGTTGGCCATCCTCCCGTCGCTCGCCCGCTCGGCAGCCGCGAAcaactcctccacggtaggGGTAAGAGGCCTGCCCGAACCCCCGACTCCACTGCCCGAATCTCCGTCCCCGCTGCCGGAGCCCTCTGCTCCTGCCACCTCTGCACCCTCACCGGCAGCGGCCGCCGCTGATCTCCCTCCGGTGACCCCCGGGTCACCAACAGCCGCCACCACCGCGGCACCCGCCGTGGCATCGGCTGTGGCGTCCCTGCCGCGGGGCTCCACCCCTGCGCCACCACCGTTCCCCTCGGTTGCCACCACCGTGGCACCGGCGGTGACCTCCTGACCGATGACCTCCGTCCCTTCGCCGCCGCCGACCATCCCGTCTTCGTTCCCCCTCGCCATACcaagatcgagagagagggTGGATCGTGAGTGAGAAAGAGAGCGGATCATGAGAGGATCGAGAACGAGAGAGGATTGAGAGAGTTAAGAGAGGATTGAGGGAGTCGAGAGAGTAGAGTGGCCGTCGGtttggttctcgagcgctcgagaaccagggttttaacccccaaatcaaagaagaagatgaagggtcGGTGGTCCCCAACGACGGTCCTGAGCGCTCGAgaccattcccaagcgctcgggagtgggtcCCTAGTGCTTGactctttttgttgcttttcgTAAGCTCATGCATTTCACCTTGGTTAATGATCATTGTCTAtcaagaatttttacaaaatcaatctcagtcctATTTAAATCCGAGTCGAGACAGAGTAATTGATGGCGGATTTCATTTCATGATCTATTCAAAATTGTTCTGCTTAGTGGTCGataaaaatttttaaattctGCAATTGTCGATGTACTCACAAGAAGTTTTACCCAGCACGTGatacttctttcatcatttCGTCCACCGAACAGAGTAACGGATGGGCCCTAGTTCTTGTCTCTATCATTGTCGAGGCATTCGTCGATCTCTTTCCAAATGCATGCGTCAcacgtgtttgcatttgccccaaagaactacgctggtctaatccctacaaacggggtacgtaggcagtctgaaaagacACGACCTCATGCATTGAGTGCTTGTATGCTTTTAATCTGCATTTGATTCGTAAATTGAGGATTTGATTTGGCTTGAATTGGGTTGTCTCAATCTTTGGGCGACACTCGCATCCAAACATGATGCCGAGCgccgtccaaagaggggcaactgtagacaccccaatttggacttgtcgaatttccttaatttgtggccctgaggctccccgatgatgaatatgggtCAGAACTAGCcttgtaccaattgagacgttgcttcttgaaagaaatggccaaaatcaatcccaagcgctcagaagcagtcccaagcgctaaaaactgttttccaaaaaccactggcatggctcactcccaagcgctcgagaatgATGTCCCCAGCGCTCGAGACTACTCCCAAGCGCTTGAGACCTCTcacagtgcccaatgggtgaagaagattcccactatccatgcaagccatcattgctcCGACTGAGGTgggtcaacactcaacctcagtcagagaagagatcagctgaagattttattcaaaaaacacttgatttttcaaGACCATGGGTTATattccctatatatataccatgtCTTGCAGCAACAAAGGAGGtctgctctctctctaaaaaaaaaagaagaaaaaaacttccATCCCAATCTCAAGGGTGTTCtttaaaatcatcaaagaaaagaGCAAGAGACTCAGAGTTTCTGGTTTTTGATCTccacattcacctttcacaaccatccaaggagcaaagtgtcaagcaaaggtagaaacatTTCCATCTTTGGTCCAAATCAAGAGGTTGTTCTTCTCTCTAAGGAGGAGGGTCTCTCAGCCGGTCCCAGTCTTTAATACTGGtgtatggttgggagaccttagtgaaaaaaaaagcaagaacaaagagtccacaaacaatgttttcccaaaaccccctaCTGGAAATACTCCagagcgctcaagagtggtcctgagcgctcgggactgtttccagtcccatgcatgacaTTTTGGTGAGTAGTAGGCTAGGGGTGAAGTGCACTtgtaaataaaatggttttattctggcatgcagacacaggagatcatttttcctgaaacagaaatgtttcttacaaatctcaaataagaacaaaatttcctaagtaaaaaataagatcttctcttgttaaaaacttagataagggtgtttgcacgatgaagtggtgccattttctatttgagaagtaagctggcatgcagttcactcccaagcgcttgaaTCCATTCCTAAGCGCTCAGGAGTACATACATGCCATTGCGTTTCACTTTCCCTGTCTTCTGTGCTTTTCGAGCTtttgcatgcatggatgtgtacatttcctcttttaaaattgtagatccgttcgtgtaatggcaaggatacatgatttgaaaacttgaggtccaatctcagtctttcaagtcctctgctgagccagtggtctgcttaatagtacttcattttgcagtctttacattatgttttgtcagtactaacagaaagcgcaggtgagggttcaaacactcccaagcgctcaagagtgctcttgagcgctcgagagtgaagccagtgagcagtaTTGCATTTCTTgctatcttgctgtctttcatctcACAGTTACCCTCCCACACACATGCACCAGCATAcaccgttatttggcatcctatttgagactaacaaactctgcaggatttagtcagtagaactcccaagcgctcgagagtactctcaagcgctcgagagtgaagccagtagcagtttatacaactttgccatcatgcatgtgtccatcatcatttcatcactcctagTACACAAGCActagcatacaccttctatttgccatacctgtggatacctgctacgtgtttaacgaaacaaaatccatttgaaaaatcccacaaacgtttagtagagaccgatatCGCgccgggcgaggggggtgccgtaaaacccttcccccctcataacatggcttccgaaccctcgaatgatctctggttttcaattcaaatcaatcaattttcaaatcgaaagCGGTTTCTCGGGTAGCGAACCACAAATCAGGGTGGCGACTCTTAAAAATTCTTCAAATCGATCAGCCGGAGcagtatgtgtttttcgggccaCCCCGATcgcacccggggctgtggtagcccacagtacCATTATGTTGTggtcggtaccgtatggatgtagtcgtacgatattgtaccattcgatattgtaccattttggcgtggtttggtatcgtatggatgaactcttacgatattgtaccattttcgtgtggtttggtaccgtatggaggtactcgtacgatattgtaccgttttggtgttgtttggtaccgtatgtatgtactcgtacggtattatagcgttttggtgtggtttggtaccgtatggaggtactcgtacgatattgtaccattttagtgtggttttgtaccgtatggatgtactcgtacggtattgcaccattttgtgtggtttggtactgtatggaggtactcgtacggaattgtaccattttggtgtggtttgggaccgtaacgaagcactagtacggtattgtaccattttggtgtggtttggtatcgtatgaaagtactcgtacgatattgtattgttttggtgtggtttggtaccgcatagaggtactcgtacgatattgtaccgttttggtgtggtttggtactgtatggatgtactcgaacggttttttaccgttttggtgtggtttggtaccgtatggatgtactcgtacggtattgtaccgttttagggcggtttggtaccgtatggaggtactcgtacggtattgtaccattttggtgtggtttggtacagtaacgaagtactcatatggtattgtaccgttttggtgtggtttggtacagtaacggagtactcgtacggtattgtaccgttttggtgtggtttggtatcgtaacgaagtactcgtacggtattgtaccatttttgtgtgatttggtaccataacaaagtactcgtacggtattgtacctttttggtgtggtttggaaccgtatggaggaactcgtacaatattgtaccgttttggtgtggtttggtaccgtatgggggtaCTCTGactatattgtaccgttttggtgttgtttggtaccgtatggatgtactcgtatggtattgtagcattttggtgtggtttggtaccgtatggaggtactcgtacaatattgtaccgttttggtgttgtttggtaccgtatggatgtactcgcacggtattgttccgttttggtgtggtttggtaccgtatggaggtaccggtacgatattgtaccattttggtgtggttttgtaccgtatggatgtactcgtacggtattgtacaatttttgggtggtttggtaccgtatggaggtactcgtacggtattgtattctttttgtgaggtttcgtaccgtaacgaagcactagtacggtattgtaccattttggtgtggtttggtatcgtatggtggtactcgtacggtattgtaccgttttggtgtggtttggtacagtaacgaagtacgtgtacggtattgtaccattttggtgtggtttggtatcgtaacgaagtactcgtacggtattgtaccgtttttgtgtgatttggtaccgtaacaaagtactcgtacggtattgtaccattttggtgttgtttggtaccgtatgaggGTACTCAGActatattgtaccattttggtgttgtttggtactgtatggatgtactcgtacggtattgtagcattttggtgtggtttggtaccgcatggaggtactcgtacgatattgtaccgttttggtgttgtttggtaccgtatggatgtactaccacggttttgtaccgttttggtgtggtttggtaccgtatggaggtactggtacgatattttaccgtttaggtgtggttttgtaccgtatggatgtactcgtacggtattgtacaatttttgggtggtttggtaccgtatggaggtactcgtacggtattgtaccctttttgtgaggtttcgtaccgtaacgaagcactagtacggtattgtaccattttggtgtggtttggtatcgtatggtggtagtcgtacggtatggtaccattttggtgtggtttggtacagtaacgaagtacttgtacggtattgtaccgttttggtatcgtaacgatgtactcgtacggtactgtaccgtttttgtgtggtttggtaccataaatagtactcgtacggtattgtaccattttggtgtggtttggtaccgtatgtaggtactggtacgatattgtaccgttttggtgtggttttgtaccgtatcgatgtactcgttcggtattgtacaatttttgggtggtttggtaccgtatggaggtactcgtacagtattgtaccctttttgtgaggtttcataccgtaacaaagcactagtacggtattataccgttttggtgtggtttggtacaacaacggagtactcgtacggtattgtaccgttttggtgtggtttggtatcgtaacgaagtactcatacggtattgtaccatttttgttttatttggtaccgtaacaaagtactcgtacggtattgtaccgttttggtgtggtttggtaccgaatggaggtactcgtacgatattgtaccattttggggtggtttggtaccatatgaatgtagtcgtacgatattgtactgttttggcgtggtttggtatcgtatggatgtacttgtacgatattgtaccgttttggtgtggtttggtaccgtatgggggtaCTCagacgatattgtaccgttttggtgttgtttggtaccgtatggatgtactcgtacggtattgtagcgttttggtgtggtttggtaccgtatggaggtactcgtatgatattgtaccattttagtgtggttttgaaccgtatggatgtactcgtacggtattgcacccttttggtgtggtttggtatcgtaacgaagcactagtacggtattgtacaattttggtgtggtttggtatcgtatggtggtactcgtacggtattgtacagttttggtgtggtttggtacagtaacaaagtactcgtgcggtattgtatcgttttggtgtggtttggtaccgtatggaggtactcgtacgatattgtaccgttttgcgtggattggtaccgtattgaggtactcctatggtattgtaccattttacagtggtttggtacagtaacgaagtactcatacggtattgtaccattttggtgtggtttggtacggtaacggagtactcgtacggtattgtaccattttggtgtggtttggtatcgtaacgaagtactcgtacggtattgtaccgtttttgtgtgatttggtaccgtaacaaagtactcgtacggtattgtaccattttggtgttgtttggtaccgtatgaggGTACTCAGActatattgtaccattttggtgttgtttggtactgtatggatgtactcgtacggtattgtagcattttggtgtggtttggtaccgtatggaggtactcgtacgatattgtaccattttggtgtggtttggtttcgtaacgaagtactcgtacggtattgtaccgttttggtggggtttggtaccgtatggatgtactcgtatagtattgtaccgttttgatgtggtttgataccgtatggatgtacttgtacggtattgcaccgttttggcgcggtttggtaccgtatggaggtaatcgtacgttattttaccgttttggtgtggtttggtaccgtaacgaagtactcgtatggtattgtacccttttggtgtggtttggtaccgtgaggatgtactcgtatggtattgtaccgttttggtgcggtttggaaccgcatggatttactcgtacggtattgcgccgttttgatGCGGTTTGAAACCGTAAGGAGGTACTCCTACGTtgtggtaccattttggtgtggtttggtaccgtatggaggtactcgtacgatattgtaccgttttggtgtgggttggtaccgtatggatgtactcgtacggtattgtaccactttggtgtggttttttatcgtatggacgtactcgtacggtattccaccgttttggtgcggtttggtacgtatggaggtagtcgtacgctattgaaccattttggtgtggtttggtaccatatggagttactcgtacgatattgtaccgttttggtatggtttggtaccgcatagaggtacttgtacgatattgtaccgttttggtgtggtttggtaccgtaaca
Coding sequences:
- the LOC131323813 gene encoding protein MAIN-LIKE 2-like, translating into MTVTPLDFAAITGLRVGGDPIPYDSSLVLDDAALRWFLGRVPRHSGGMAAYGQFVEYWDHEPATDEEAAQMARAYLLYLFGASLFPNRRSRVHLCYLAGLVDLGQARRFDWGGAAMCTLYCLLGAASRGVGDTVGGYWRVFELWAYEVLGMFPPENTCTDPNLLPRSLAWGKAYRRAKERRGEVMTFRRWLDNLTGVVVHWDRWARMEAGFLPRSREVTQNRVLLECPLAFVVPGLLPPRVQRTEFYTRAKLELFTVPDTDLERHLRRSLDYAAYTDRCWR